The Argentina anserina chromosome 3, drPotAnse1.1, whole genome shotgun sequence genome includes a region encoding these proteins:
- the LOC126787237 gene encoding uncharacterized protein LOC126787237, protein MSHVDRCEAVQKAYILLGPCQPKLKSYKLSQHGKQKWAFKYECFEENAQYHAFTVDGQRTWKSKNILKQHVSSINDPHHEAMEKWHSLRNLATQLERVFVKQTKKEVEHNRYKLKATIESLRLLANKGQAFRGHNESEGSLNAGNFQQVRKSYGRMATDDHRAILESGHGNAKYTPPLIQKQLLNFLGNRVRQKIREEVEIVKVLGMFNLQVENICGQGYDGVSNMSGIWNGLQALFLEDCMYAYYIHCFAHRLQLALNGAAKCCHDTCHFFSTLVMIVNFVDSSAKRKGELKYVQEDEIQDLIALGTLQTEMRDDGWNDFVAALTTFCETHIIDMPDMSALYLDGTGRPCQQKSFITIEHHFCIEVFNVVLDFQLSELNKRFNERSYELLMLTSNLDPHNKFSLFESEKDDFLTLELECAYYKKHIIEDVAFHNLDSISDLCRKLVQTRKLEFFPMIFRLICLVLTLHVSTATTERAFSSMNIIKNKLRNKIEDDFLDDCTVFHIENEFAEAVDNEAVIKDFENLGPRRVKFS, encoded by the exons ATGTCTCATGTAGATAGGTGTGAAGCTGTTCAAAAAGCTTACATTTTATTGGGTCCTTGTCAACCTAAGCTTAAAAGCTATAAACTCTCACAACATGGGAAGCAAAAGTGGGCATTCAAGTATGAGTGCTTTGAAG AAAATGCTCAATATCATGCATTTACTGTTGATGGGCAGAGAacttggaagagtaagaatatcCTTAAACAACATGTTAGCTCTATAAATGATCCACATCATGAAGCCATGGAGAAGTGGCACTCATTGAGAAATTTGGCTACACAACTTGAGAGAGTTTTtgttaaacaaacaaaaaaagaggtggAGCATAATCGCTATAAGTTGAAGGCTACAATTGAGAGTTTGAGATTATTAGCAAACAAGGGACAAGCTTTTAGAGGCCATAACGAATCTGAAGGCTCTCTTAATGCTGGAAATTTTCAGCAAGTTAGAAAGTCTTATGGAAGAATGGCTACTGATGATCATAGAGCTATATTGGAGAGTGGTCATGGAAATGCCAAGTACACCCCTCCACTTATTCAAAAGCAGCTCTTGAATTTTCTAGGCAATAGAGTGAGGCAAAAGATTCGTGAAGAAGTTG AGATAGTCAAAGTTCTTGGTATGTTCAATTTGCAAGTGGAAAATATATGTGGTCAAGGATATGACGGAGTTAGCAACATGAGTGGCATTTGGAATGGTTTACAAGCTTTGTTTCTTGAAGATTGTATGTATGCATATTATATCCATTGTTTTGCTCACCGTTTGCAGCTAGCATTAAATGGGGCAGCAAAATGTTGTCATGATACTTGTCACTTCTTTTCTACTCTTGTTATGATTGTGAATTTCGTTGATTCCTCTGCTAAGCGCAAGGGTGAGTTAAAATATGTTCAAGAAGACGAAATCCAAGATTTAATTGCTCTTGGTACCCTTCAAACAG AGATGAGAGATGATGGTTGGAATGATTTTGTGGCAGCCCTTACTACTTTCTGTGAGACACATATCATCGATATGCCTGATATGAGTGCTCTTTACTTGGATGGCACCGGTCGTCCATGTCAACAAAAGAGTTTTATTACCATTGAGCACCACTTTTGCATAGAGGTATTTAACGTTGTACTTGATTTTCAATTGAGTGAGCTAAATAAGAGGTTCAATGAGAGATCTTATGAACTCCTTATGCTCACTTCAAATTTGGATCCTCATAATAAGTTCAGCCTCTTTGAATCTGAAAAAG ATGACTTTCTTACTCTAGAATTGGAATGTGCTTACTATaagaaacatataattgaGGATGTGGCATTTCACAACTTAGATTCTATATCTGATCTATGTCGGAAACTTGTTCAAACAAGAAAGTTAGAGTTTTTCCCAATGATCTTTAGGTTGATTTGTTTAGTATTGACTCTTCATGTATCCACTGCAACTACAGAGAGAGCTTTTTCATCTATGAACATAATAAAGAACAAACTCAGAAACAAGATAGAAGACGACTTTCTTGATGATTGTACGGTGTTTCACATTGAGAATGAATTTGCTGAAGCGGTTGATAATGAGGCGGTGATTaaagattttgaaaatttgggtCCTCGTAGAGTAAAATTTAGTTAG